Proteins from a single region of Hordeum vulgare subsp. vulgare chromosome 6H, MorexV3_pseudomolecules_assembly, whole genome shotgun sequence:
- the LOC123405921 gene encoding probable E3 ubiquitin-protein ligase ARI5: protein MSDAEETKVCAALVTYVVLTEDEVLRRQAEDMAGVAEVLSIPAAFAAFLLRRYKWMPSNLQDDWFSDDRRVRDAAGLPADCAAPVVATALSPRPLVCAICFRRYPAGATRSASCSSHFYCNNCWRGYVGAAVGDGPRCLSLRCPDPACSAAVVRGLVDAVAGAADRERYARFALRSYVEESGGRIKWCPGAGCSLAVEFVGCARYDATDVFCKCRHGFCWSCGEEAHRPVSCGTVHAWLAKNKSDSESANWVLANTKLCPKCRRAIEKNNGCNHMSCPCGHHFCWLCFKPAGTQGHYACEGDVYRPATQRKSKESKEEATARQARASLDRYLFHYERWAGNLKSLEKARQDMDKLERSELEEMAAAVGIKAVTELDFVTEAYKEIVYGRRVLRWAHAYGYYLDPERDGKKRELFDYLQGEANSSLELLHKCAEVDRKDIFCSGGDSSKVMKKKVLKDYRIRMVNLTVASRTFMGNLVKAFESNLSEVYTMNF, encoded by the coding sequence ATGAGCGACGCGGAGGAAACAAAGGTCTGCGCCGCCCTAGTGACGTATGTCGTCTTAACCGAGGACGAGGTCCTCAGACGGCAGGCGGAGGACATGGCCGGCGTTGCCGAGGTCCTCTCGATCCCGGCGGCCTTCGCGGCCTTCCTCCTCCGGCGGTACAAGTGGATGCCCTCTAACCTCCAGGACGACTGGTTCTCGGACGACCGCCGCGTCCGCGACGCCGCCGGCCTGCCTGCTGACTGCGCCGCCCCCGTCGTCGCCACGGCGCTCAGCCCTCGTCCGCTCGTCTGCGCCATCTGCTTCCGCCGGTACCCCGCCGGTGCGACGAGATCGGCGTCGTGCTCCTCCCACTTCTACTGCAACAACTGCTGGCGCGGGTACGTCGGTGCCGCCGTCGGCGACGGCCCCCGTTGCCTCTCGCTGCGGTGCCCGGACCCGGCCTGCTCCGCCGCCGTCGTCCGTGGCCTCGTCGACGCGGTCGCCGGGGCCGCCGACAGGGAGCGGTACGCGCGGTTCGCGCTCCGGTCGTACGTGGAGGAGAGCGGTGGGCGCATCAAGTGGTGCCCCGGCGCCGGGTGCTCCCTCGCCGTGGAGTTCGTGGGCTGCGCCCGCTACGACGCGACGGACGTGTTCTGCAAGTGCAGGCACGGCTTCTGCTGGAGCTGCGGCGAGGAGGCCCACCGGCCGGTGTCGTGCGGCACGGTGCACGCGTGGCTGGCGAAGAACAAGTCGGACTCGGAGTCGGCGAACTGGGTGCTGGCCAACACCAAGCTCTGCCCAAAGTGCCGGCGCGCGATCGAGAAGAACAACGGCTGCAACCACATGAGCTGCCCCTGCGGCCACCACTTCTGCTGGCTCTGCTTCAAGCCGGCGGGGACTCAGGGGCACTACGCCTGCGAGGGCGACGTCTACCGGCCGGCGACGCAGAGGAAGAGCAAGGAGAGcaaggaggaggcgacggcgcggcaggCCAGGGCGTCGCTGGACAGGTACCTGTTCCACTACGAGCGGTGGGCGGGCAACCTCAAGTCGCTGGAGAAGGCGCGGCAGGACATGGACAAGCTGGAGAGGtcggagctggaggagatggcggcggcggtCGGCATCAAGGCGGTGACGGAGCTCGACTTCGTGACGGAGGCGTACAAGGAGATCGTGTATGGGCGGCGAGTGCTGCGGTGGGCGCACGCCTACGGCTATTACCTGGACCCGGAGCGCGACGGCAAGAAGAGGGAGCTGTTCGACTACCTGCAGGGGGAGGCCAACTCGTCGCTGGAGCTCCTGCACAAGTGCGCCGAGGTGGACAGGAAGGACATCTTCTGCTCCGGCGGTGATAGCTccaaggtgatgaagaagaaggtgttGAAAGATTACAGGATTAGGATGGTCAACTTGACGGTAGCGTCGAGGACCTTCATGGGGAACCTTGTCAAGGCTTTTGAGAGCAATCTCTCCGAGGTCTATACAATGAACTTCTAG